The Methanoculleus marisnigri JR1 genome window below encodes:
- the rqcH gene encoding ribosome rescue protein RqcH, with protein MATLQGMSGVDLRALVAEAADRLPLWVGKIYQFDAKTLGIRLNGEDRAKYLFLIETGRRAHFTAEFPVPPKNPPSFAMLLRKHLEGGKVLGIRQLGLERTMSLDIGKRDTTYHLIFELFDEGNAVLCDEGYTIIKPLWHHRFKTREVVPGAVYAFEGSDCSSLSPEAFGSMLAESDRDIVRTLAVGCMLGGAYAEEVCRIVGVEKSAAAAEVDAEAVREALERLMADVGQRREPVITASGCWPVVLAGDEVRERFATFSEALDAFYPKTVGGKEEAAAGKPRLSQAEVIRRRQAEAIKGFEKKIERNQRIVEVIYENYTAVAGIIATLDEASKNRSWQEIEKILKENGDNPAAKMVRAIHPADAAVDVDLSGERVKIYVHETIEQNLGRYYDQIKKFKKKKTGALAAMERTVPEKPRTKRNLPLQKKRWYHRFRWFTTSDGTLVIGGRDASQNEELVKKYMEGGDLFVHADVHGGSVVIVKGTTEHMDEAVRFAASYSNAWKAGHFTADVYAARPDQVSKTAESGEYVARGAFIVRGERQYFRNAPLGVAIGLQMAPEVAVIGGPPGAVTGRTKVWVELRPGQFEPNDTARKVVRALREKLSEDEWKGLKNALNTEAVAAFVPPGGSDIVES; from the coding sequence ATGGCGACACTACAGGGAATGAGCGGGGTCGATCTTCGTGCGCTGGTAGCGGAAGCTGCCGATCGCCTCCCGCTCTGGGTCGGCAAGATCTACCAGTTCGACGCGAAGACCCTCGGCATCAGGCTGAACGGTGAAGATCGGGCGAAGTACCTGTTCCTCATCGAGACGGGACGGCGCGCCCACTTCACCGCAGAGTTTCCTGTGCCTCCAAAGAACCCGCCGAGTTTCGCGATGCTGCTCCGGAAGCACCTCGAGGGCGGGAAGGTGCTCGGTATCCGCCAGCTCGGGCTCGAGCGCACGATGAGCCTCGACATCGGGAAGCGGGATACGACCTACCACCTCATCTTCGAGCTCTTCGACGAGGGGAACGCCGTCCTCTGCGACGAAGGCTACACGATCATCAAACCCCTCTGGCACCACCGGTTCAAGACCCGGGAGGTGGTCCCGGGCGCGGTCTACGCCTTCGAAGGGTCCGACTGCTCGTCTCTCTCGCCGGAGGCGTTCGGGTCGATGCTTGCAGAGTCCGACCGCGACATCGTCCGGACGCTCGCCGTCGGGTGCATGCTCGGCGGCGCGTATGCCGAAGAGGTCTGCAGGATCGTGGGCGTCGAGAAGAGCGCTGCCGCCGCGGAGGTGGACGCGGAGGCGGTTCGGGAGGCGCTCGAACGGCTGATGGCCGACGTCGGGCAGCGCCGTGAACCGGTGATAACGGCGTCCGGGTGCTGGCCGGTGGTGCTTGCCGGTGACGAGGTTCGCGAGCGGTTTGCGACCTTCAGCGAGGCGCTGGATGCCTTCTACCCGAAGACGGTGGGCGGAAAGGAGGAGGCCGCGGCCGGGAAGCCCCGCCTCTCCCAGGCGGAGGTGATCCGACGGCGGCAGGCGGAGGCGATCAAAGGGTTCGAGAAGAAGATCGAGCGTAATCAGCGGATCGTGGAGGTGATCTACGAGAACTACACTGCTGTTGCCGGGATCATAGCGACGCTCGATGAGGCGAGCAAAAACCGGTCGTGGCAGGAGATCGAGAAAATCCTCAAAGAGAACGGCGATAACCCTGCGGCAAAGATGGTCCGTGCGATTCACCCCGCGGACGCGGCGGTTGACGTCGATCTCTCGGGGGAACGGGTGAAGATCTATGTCCACGAGACGATCGAGCAGAACCTCGGCCGCTACTACGACCAGATCAAGAAGTTCAAGAAGAAGAAGACGGGCGCGCTCGCGGCCATGGAGCGGACGGTTCCCGAGAAGCCCCGGACGAAGCGGAACCTTCCCCTCCAGAAAAAGCGGTGGTATCACCGCTTCCGCTGGTTCACCACCAGCGACGGCACCCTTGTCATCGGCGGCCGGGACGCCTCCCAGAACGAGGAACTCGTCAAGAAGTACATGGAAGGCGGCGACCTCTTCGTCCACGCCGACGTCCACGGCGGGAGCGTCGTCATCGTGAAGGGCACGACTGAACACATGGACGAGGCCGTGCGGTTCGCCGCGTCCTACTCCAACGCCTGGAAGGCCGGGCACTTCACGGCGGACGTCTACGCCGCCCGGCCCGACCAGGTGAGCAAGACGGCCGAGTCCGGCGAGTACGTGGCGAGAGGCGCCTTCATCGTCCGGGGCGAGCGGCAATACTTCAGGAACGCGCCCCTGGGCGTGGCGATCGGCCTTCAGATGGCGCCTGAGGTCGCCGTCATCGGTGGCCCGCCCGGTGCCGTCACCGGGCGTACGAAAGTGTGGGTGGAACTCCGTCCCGGGCAGTTCGAACCGAACGACACCGCAAGGAAGGTGGTCCGGGCACTCAGGGAGAAACTCTCGGAGGACGAGTGGAAAGGGCTCAAGAACGCCCTGAACACCGAGGCGGTCGCCGCATTCGTCCCGCCGGGGGGCTCCGACATCGTGGAATCATGA
- a CDS encoding mRNA surveillance protein pelota encodes MKAEVREMKRQFGEIRLFPETLDDLWHLSHLVGPGDLVFATTFRSVEAATDKLRPEKVEKRPVRLGIWVEKVEFHQHTNRLRIAGIIESGVDVAAHHTLNVEAGFEISVVKRWRPVDCERIRRAVDASAYGVVHVVSVEEGEAQIYRLRQFGPEWVTTVTAGSSKGADTGTRSALFEKTLDTVAAVTGPLVVAGPGFVKDEFAEYVKVRAPDLAGRMVAVETRRIGRGAVQEVIGQGILDRLLGDLHLAREVALMDEVLVRIATEGAVAYGIDEVRKAVAYGAAETVLVADTLLRDDEATGVIEQAERVNATVVVLSTEFEPGERLDAIGGAAALLRYKIE; translated from the coding sequence ATGAAGGCCGAAGTCCGGGAGATGAAGAGACAGTTCGGCGAGATACGTCTCTTCCCGGAGACGCTCGACGACCTCTGGCACCTCTCCCACCTGGTTGGGCCCGGGGATCTCGTCTTTGCGACGACCTTTCGGAGCGTGGAGGCGGCGACCGACAAACTCCGGCCGGAGAAGGTCGAGAAACGGCCGGTGCGGCTTGGGATTTGGGTTGAGAAGGTGGAGTTCCACCAGCACACGAACCGTCTCCGGATCGCCGGCATCATCGAGAGCGGGGTGGACGTTGCCGCACACCACACCCTGAACGTCGAAGCCGGGTTCGAGATCTCGGTTGTCAAACGCTGGCGGCCCGTCGACTGTGAGCGGATCCGGCGCGCGGTCGACGCCTCCGCGTACGGCGTGGTTCACGTCGTGAGCGTCGAGGAAGGAGAGGCGCAGATCTACCGGCTGCGCCAGTTCGGCCCGGAGTGGGTGACGACCGTCACGGCCGGGAGCAGCAAGGGTGCCGATACCGGCACCCGGTCGGCGCTTTTTGAGAAAACGCTTGACACGGTCGCCGCGGTCACCGGGCCTCTCGTCGTCGCGGGCCCGGGGTTCGTGAAGGACGAGTTTGCGGAGTACGTGAAGGTCCGGGCCCCCGACCTCGCCGGGCGGATGGTCGCCGTCGAGACCCGTCGCATCGGGCGGGGCGCCGTGCAGGAGGTCATCGGACAGGGGATTCTTGACCGGCTGCTCGGCGACCTCCACCTCGCACGGGAGGTCGCGCTGATGGACGAGGTCCTGGTCAGGATCGCGACCGAGGGCGCCGTCGCCTACGGTATCGACGAGGTCCGCAAAGCGGTTGCCTACGGTGCGGCGGAGACGGTGCTGGTCGCCGACACCCTGCTCCGCGACGATGAGGCTACGGGCGTCATCGAGCAGGCCGAGCGCGTCAACGCAACGGTCGTGGTGCTGAGCACTGAGTTCGAGCCCGGGGAGCGCCTTGATGCCATCGGGGGCGCCGCGGCGCTTTTGCGGTATAAGATCGAGTGA
- a CDS encoding EMC6-like membrane protein: MSDNAVAAEVEKTRPRTRAEKQVEHRNRMKRTLVACFMGILAGGLSFYLSGTPDPVSGLQQNAIIGILLLMAGVVFQKHIFMLLRLDYMELTGKDWFYQSFMTFALWFMTWTILLTTTVL, from the coding sequence ATGAGCGATAATGCGGTAGCAGCAGAGGTCGAAAAGACACGACCGCGGACCCGTGCCGAGAAACAGGTCGAGCACAGGAATCGGATGAAGCGGACGTTAGTAGCCTGTTTCATGGGCATCCTCGCCGGAGGACTCTCGTTCTACCTCTCCGGCACCCCCGACCCGGTGAGCGGGCTCCAGCAGAACGCCATCATCGGCATCCTTCTCCTGATGGCGGGCGTCGTCTTCCAGAAACACATCTTCATGCTCCTTCGGCTCGACTACATGGAGTTGACCGGAAAGGACTGGTTCTACCAGAGTTTCATGACGTTCGCGCTCTGGTTCATGACCTGGACGATCCTCCTGACTACCACCGTTCTGTGA
- a CDS encoding ribosome biogenesis/translation initiation ATPase RLI, which yields MRIAVVHRDRCHPAKCGTECILYCPRVRTGDETVVIGEDQIAVISEELCVGCGICVKKCPFQALDIVNLPEQLDQPTHRYGQNGFVLYGLPIPVEGKVTGVLGPNGIGKSTSVKILSGTLVPNLGRTDEEVSWKEVLDLYQGTELFDYLQLLSQKNVKVAVKPQYIDQIPKVFTGSVRDLLATTDERGKLDYYIDRLSLRAVIDRPIATLSGGELQRVAITACLARDADFYFLDEITPYLDVYQRMAAANLIRELALERPVVIVEHDLAILDMLADTVHIAYGEPAVFGVITHPKGVRVGINQYLEGFLPEENVRFRTYAVTFDTRAHASDAEREVLLEFPAMTKGFEQFSLIVDGGEIRSGEVLGVLGANGIGKSTFAQLLAGVLEPDTGAMDTRVRISYKPQYLKGDTEATVEEVLRQTTTKFDTSYYQHEILEPLSLAQLLQAPINTLSGGELQRVAIAICLSRDADLYILDEPSAHLDVEQRVKISRMIRKHAEGRDASTLVIDHDIYVIDMISDRILVFEGEPGVHGKAAGPFDMAPGMNRFLEALGITFRRDKSGRPRINKPGSFLDREQVAAGEYYYTEISK from the coding sequence ATGCGTATTGCTGTCGTACACCGTGATCGGTGTCACCCTGCCAAGTGCGGCACCGAGTGCATCCTCTACTGCCCCCGCGTCCGGACCGGCGACGAGACCGTCGTCATCGGCGAGGACCAGATCGCTGTCATATCCGAGGAACTCTGCGTCGGGTGCGGTATCTGCGTGAAGAAGTGCCCCTTCCAGGCACTCGACATCGTCAACCTCCCCGAACAGCTCGACCAGCCGACCCACCGCTACGGCCAGAACGGCTTCGTCCTCTACGGCCTTCCGATCCCCGTCGAGGGGAAGGTCACGGGCGTCCTCGGGCCGAACGGCATCGGCAAGAGCACGTCGGTGAAGATCCTCTCGGGCACGCTCGTCCCGAACCTGGGGAGAACCGATGAAGAGGTCTCCTGGAAGGAAGTCCTCGACCTCTACCAGGGGACCGAGCTCTTCGACTACCTCCAGCTGCTCTCGCAGAAGAACGTGAAGGTCGCGGTAAAACCGCAGTACATCGACCAGATCCCGAAGGTCTTTACCGGGTCGGTGCGCGACCTTCTCGCGACCACCGACGAGCGCGGCAAACTCGACTACTACATCGACCGGTTATCGCTCAGGGCGGTCATCGACCGGCCGATCGCGACCCTCTCCGGCGGCGAGCTGCAGCGGGTGGCGATCACCGCCTGCCTTGCGCGTGACGCCGACTTCTACTTCCTCGACGAGATCACGCCCTACCTCGACGTCTACCAGCGGATGGCCGCCGCAAACCTCATCCGGGAACTCGCCCTGGAGCGGCCGGTCGTGATCGTCGAGCACGACCTTGCCATCCTCGATATGCTTGCCGATACCGTGCACATCGCCTACGGAGAGCCGGCGGTCTTCGGTGTCATCACCCACCCGAAAGGCGTCCGGGTGGGGATCAACCAGTACCTGGAGGGGTTCCTCCCGGAGGAGAACGTCAGGTTCAGGACGTACGCGGTGACGTTCGATACCCGGGCGCATGCTTCCGACGCGGAGCGGGAGGTGCTGCTTGAGTTCCCGGCGATGACGAAAGGCTTTGAGCAGTTCTCGCTCATCGTCGACGGCGGGGAGATCCGGAGCGGCGAGGTTCTCGGGGTGCTCGGGGCGAACGGTATCGGGAAGAGCACCTTCGCGCAGCTCCTTGCCGGGGTGCTCGAACCCGATACCGGGGCGATGGACACCCGGGTGCGGATCTCCTACAAGCCGCAGTACCTCAAAGGCGACACGGAGGCGACCGTCGAAGAGGTCCTCCGGCAGACGACGACGAAGTTCGACACATCATACTACCAGCACGAGATCCTGGAGCCGCTCTCCCTCGCGCAGCTCCTCCAGGCGCCCATAAACACACTTTCCGGCGGCGAACTCCAGCGGGTGGCGATAGCGATCTGCCTCTCGCGCGACGCCGACCTCTACATCCTGGACGAGCCGAGCGCCCACCTCGACGTGGAGCAGCGGGTGAAGATCTCAAGGATGATCAGGAAGCATGCCGAAGGGCGGGACGCGAGCACGCTCGTGATCGACCACGACATCTACGTCATCGACATGATCAGCGACCGTATCCTGGTCTTCGAGGGCGAGCCGGGGGTGCATGGCAAGGCCGCCGGCCCGTTCGACATGGCGCCGGGCATGAACCGGTTCCTCGAGGCGCTCGGGATCACTTTCCGCCGGGACAAGAGCGGGAGGCCGCGGATCAACAAACCGGGCTCGTTCCTGGACCGGGAGCAGGTCGCGGCCGGGGAGTATTACTATACTGAGATCTCGAAGTGA
- a CDS encoding ligand-binding sensor domain-containing protein, whose amino-acid sequence MYRALILILAAASLFTPLASALYVEVPDYHSGIASAGVKDAINGRYGDVIFATDSGISVYMANGTWHSVNARHPEETAYGLLAPLETMVTAVALDAEGHLWIGYPNGLQIGDGKEYRAVQDLDFLKNLNVNCIERWGDEMWIATGRAGLHRCHGDDWTWYKPAGPEGLGCHTVVSMAVDAASDALVIGSENEGIGVLKNRTGDIRFERVTYGNDTLRGVSEVRVDPFGGVYLFNRTTVLHYAPNAGVTQVLGAEDLGAFPVMINDVAATPEGMLYIASDNGIYARNSSGVALHITSGDGIRVNIVKKLFVDADGRCWFIVPGNVGYIPQMTEHATLDLSAAPVPAPEVTETPLPRTPTQVETPEEAAGLFEGVWAFFEGLIGAGSRG is encoded by the coding sequence ATGTATCGCGCTCTGATCCTCATTTTAGCCGCGGCATCTCTATTCACCCCTCTTGCATCTGCTCTGTACGTCGAGGTGCCCGATTATCATTCGGGCATCGCGTCCGCCGGGGTAAAGGATGCGATCAATGGCCGGTACGGAGACGTCATCTTTGCGACCGACAGCGGTATCTCGGTGTACATGGCGAACGGCACCTGGCATTCGGTCAACGCGAGGCATCCTGAAGAGACGGCGTATGGTCTGCTCGCGCCTCTCGAGACCATGGTCACCGCGGTCGCCCTCGACGCGGAGGGGCACCTCTGGATCGGATACCCGAACGGGCTGCAGATCGGAGACGGGAAGGAATACCGTGCCGTCCAGGATCTGGATTTCCTCAAAAACCTCAACGTCAACTGCATCGAACGGTGGGGGGACGAGATGTGGATCGCCACCGGGCGGGCGGGCCTCCACCGCTGCCACGGGGATGACTGGACGTGGTACAAGCCGGCCGGGCCCGAGGGGCTCGGGTGCCATACCGTCGTGAGCATGGCGGTCGATGCCGCGAGCGATGCGCTCGTCATCGGATCGGAGAACGAAGGTATCGGGGTGCTCAAGAATCGGACGGGCGACATCCGCTTCGAGCGGGTCACCTACGGTAACGACACGCTTCGCGGGGTCTCGGAGGTGCGGGTCGATCCGTTCGGAGGGGTGTACCTCTTCAACCGCACGACGGTTCTCCATTACGCCCCCAATGCGGGGGTTACACAGGTCCTCGGCGCCGAAGACCTGGGCGCGTTCCCGGTCATGATCAACGACGTCGCGGCGACACCCGAAGGGATGCTCTACATCGCATCCGATAACGGGATATACGCGCGGAATTCGTCGGGCGTCGCCCTGCACATCACGTCGGGGGACGGTATCCGCGTAAACATTGTCAAGAAACTTTTCGTCGACGCCGACGGCCGGTGCTGGTTCATCGTTCCCGGGAACGTGGGCTACATCCCGCAGATGACGGAGCACGCCACCCTCGATCTCTCCGCCGCCCCGGTGCCGGCACCGGAAGTGACGGAGACGCCGCTGCCTCGGACCCCGACACAGGTGGAGACACCCGAAGAGGCTGCCGGGCTGTTTGAGGGGGTTTGGGCTTTCTTTGAAGGGTTGATCGGCGCGGGGAGCCGTGGGTGA
- a CDS encoding chemotaxis protein CheD, whose protein sequence is MENNFFGEETAIILGLGELRVGKCPMGTIGLGSCIALILHDERRALAGLAHIMLPESRGVTDRPGKFADTAMCALLEEMTKLGSSKSSITAIVVGGASMFEFSANSLNIGERNAAVVKELLQEQGIRIEHEETGGKLGRSVYYWPEGKGRLIIKRADGTCIAL, encoded by the coding sequence ATGGAGAACAATTTTTTTGGTGAAGAGACGGCGATAATCCTGGGTCTGGGCGAACTCCGGGTCGGGAAGTGCCCGATGGGGACGATCGGGCTTGGTTCCTGTATCGCGCTCATCCTGCACGACGAGCGGAGGGCCCTTGCGGGGCTCGCCCATATCATGCTCCCCGAAAGCCGGGGGGTGACCGATCGTCCCGGGAAGTTCGCAGATACTGCCATGTGCGCGCTCCTCGAGGAGATGACGAAACTCGGAAGCTCAAAATCCTCGATCACCGCAATCGTGGTCGGCGGTGCAAGCATGTTTGAGTTTTCGGCCAACTCCCTGAATATCGGCGAGCGAAACGCCGCTGTGGTGAAGGAACTGCTTCAGGAACAGGGCATCAGGATCGAACACGAGGAGACCGGCGGAAAACTCGGGCGGTCTGTGTACTACTGGCCGGAGGGAAAGGGGCGCCTCATCATCAAGAGGGCGGACGGGACATGTATCGCGCTCTGA
- a CDS encoding chemotaxis protein CheC yields the protein MELNPFQKDALAEFGNIGAAHAATTLSQMLMSPIEMTVPEVLAIDIADLHNHISNEISAMVVFQIQGEVADGGYVVVSMPRETVIQLTNQMLGTTDTDREINEMDQSAAIEIGNIMISAFLDATAELLGIVMLPSPPALAIDMAHAAFESIVAQVAGDVNDVLIFNTELTSEAPPVYGGIYMLPNAELTQQLFVMLEQMMEPLS from the coding sequence ATGGAACTGAATCCGTTTCAGAAAGACGCGCTGGCAGAGTTTGGGAATATCGGTGCAGCACACGCGGCGACGACGTTATCGCAGATGCTGATGAGCCCGATCGAGATGACGGTGCCGGAGGTGCTGGCCATCGATATCGCCGATCTGCATAACCACATCAGCAACGAGATCTCGGCCATGGTCGTCTTCCAGATTCAGGGGGAGGTCGCGGACGGTGGGTATGTCGTCGTCAGCATGCCCCGGGAGACCGTCATCCAGCTGACCAACCAGATGCTCGGCACCACCGATACCGATCGCGAGATCAACGAGATGGACCAGAGCGCTGCGATCGAGATCGGGAACATCATGATATCGGCGTTTCTCGATGCGACAGCCGAACTGCTGGGTATCGTCATGCTGCCGTCTCCCCCGGCGCTGGCCATCGATATGGCGCATGCCGCCTTCGAGTCCATCGTCGCGCAGGTGGCCGGCGACGTGAACGACGTCCTGATCTTCAACACCGAGCTCACGAGCGAGGCGCCGCCTGTCTACGGGGGCATCTACATGCTCCCGAACGCCGAACTTACGCAGCAGCTGTTCGTCATGCTGGAACAGATGATGGAACCGCTCTCATAA
- a CDS encoding chemotaxis protein CheA codes for MFDEEGYRKLFVEESRENHENIVNNLLALESGDDQHTAIDEIFRSAHTLKGMSASMGFDAMEHLCHSMEDVFSLIRSGRREVTASLTDLLLTCTDAIEGMLDAIEAGEKPSDEQSTSLVQDLQAFAEEEEEGGEQETPDMAASAGVPPEQAEEADGRPLYTLAVAVDPSSTMKDIRAMLLLQNLEEIGTVRSTTPSRELLEDGKFDGAFEILIESEAGVDALRTIASGTEISLLALSTSQSPTVAPLAIPPVASEEVRAPEQAPSEPQIPPPQVQRAVKAEKSREIKNIRVDIQRLDRMMNLVEDLVINRGRLEQIAKKHGIKEFDEALSMVGRSVSDLQNLMMGIRMMPLERIFNRLPRVVRDVANHDGKEVEFSIEGGETELDRSMMDGLSDPLLHIIRNAVNHGIETPEIREAGGKPPKGSLRLTARRDKDNVVIDIEDDGAGIDTERLRKKGVEKGLMTAEAAASATKDELVGLLFEPGFSTAETITDISGRGVGLDVVKKTIESLKGSIKVETEVGRGTKFELVLPPTMAIIDVMMVHISGMRCAIPVSNVVEVAQTRPEAIHRIGNSEAILLRDQTLPMHRLEDMFGRAEKSDTLVVLQNDGRRCCIVVDSVDGQQEVVVKPLSRIAGNCRGISGITIPGDGDVVPVLDVNTMI; via the coding sequence ATGTTTGACGAAGAGGGATATCGGAAGCTGTTTGTTGAGGAATCACGGGAGAACCACGAGAACATCGTGAACAACCTGCTCGCTCTTGAGAGCGGAGATGACCAGCATACAGCCATCGACGAGATCTTCCGGTCCGCACATACGCTCAAGGGGATGTCGGCATCGATGGGCTTTGATGCGATGGAGCACCTCTGCCACTCGATGGAGGACGTATTCTCACTCATCCGTAGCGGCCGGCGCGAGGTGACCGCGTCGCTCACCGACCTTCTGCTCACCTGCACCGACGCGATCGAGGGGATGCTGGATGCCATCGAAGCAGGAGAAAAGCCGTCCGACGAGCAGTCCACAAGTCTGGTCCAGGATCTCCAGGCATTTGCCGAAGAAGAGGAGGAGGGAGGCGAGCAGGAGACTCCCGATATGGCGGCTTCCGCCGGGGTTCCTCCCGAACAGGCAGAAGAAGCCGACGGCCGGCCGCTTTATACGTTAGCAGTCGCCGTCGACCCGTCCAGCACCATGAAGGACATCCGGGCAATGCTGCTCCTGCAGAACCTGGAAGAGATCGGGACGGTCCGTTCGACGACCCCCTCACGGGAACTCCTCGAGGACGGAAAATTCGACGGGGCGTTCGAGATTCTCATCGAGAGCGAGGCAGGGGTGGATGCGCTCAGGACGATCGCTTCCGGCACGGAGATCTCGCTCCTTGCTCTCTCTACTTCGCAGTCGCCGACGGTGGCTCCTCTCGCGATCCCCCCGGTGGCGAGCGAGGAGGTTCGAGCGCCCGAACAGGCCCCCTCCGAACCGCAGATCCCGCCGCCGCAGGTACAGCGGGCGGTGAAAGCCGAGAAGAGCCGGGAGATCAAGAATATCCGCGTCGACATCCAGCGGCTCGACCGCATGATGAACCTGGTGGAGGATCTGGTCATCAACCGCGGACGGCTCGAGCAGATCGCAAAGAAGCACGGCATCAAAGAGTTCGACGAGGCGCTCTCCATGGTCGGCCGTTCCGTCTCCGACCTTCAGAACCTCATGATGGGGATCCGGATGATGCCGCTCGAGCGCATCTTCAACCGCCTTCCCCGGGTCGTGCGGGACGTTGCAAACCACGACGGGAAGGAGGTCGAGTTCTCCATCGAAGGCGGCGAGACCGAACTCGATCGGAGCATGATGGACGGGCTCTCCGACCCGCTTCTGCACATCATCAGGAACGCCGTGAACCACGGCATCGAGACGCCGGAGATCCGCGAAGCCGGCGGTAAACCCCCCAAAGGATCGCTGCGGCTGACGGCAAGGAGGGACAAGGACAACGTCGTCATCGATATCGAGGACGACGGTGCCGGCATCGATACCGAGAGACTCCGGAAGAAGGGCGTTGAGAAAGGTCTCATGACGGCTGAAGCGGCGGCAAGCGCAACGAAAGACGAACTGGTCGGCCTGCTCTTCGAACCCGGGTTCAGCACGGCCGAGACGATCACCGACATCAGCGGCAGGGGTGTCGGGCTCGATGTGGTCAAGAAGACGATAGAATCGCTCAAAGGATCGATCAAGGTCGAGACAGAGGTAGGCAGGGGAACGAAGTTCGAACTTGTCCTCCCCCCGACGATGGCGATCATCGATGTCATGATGGTACACATCAGCGGCATGCGGTGCGCCATTCCGGTCAGCAACGTCGTCGAGGTGGCGCAGACGAGACCGGAGGCTATCCACCGGATCGGCAACAGCGAGGCGATCCTGCTCCGTGACCAGACCCTTCCGATGCACCGCCTGGAGGATATGTTCGGCCGGGCTGAGAAGAGCGACACGCTGGTCGTGCTGCAGAACGACGGCAGGAGATGCTGTATCGTCGTCGATTCCGTCGACGGTCAGCAGGAAGTGGTGGTGAAACCGCTCTCCAGGATTGCAGGCAACTGCCGCGGGATCAGCGGGATCACCATCCCCGGAGACGGGGATGTCGTGCCGGTACTCGATGTAAATACAATGATTTAG
- the cheB gene encoding chemotaxis-specific protein-glutamate methyltransferase CheB: protein MIRVLIVDDSLFIRTILRDLLKDSPEIEVVGTAVNGIDALEKISDLKPDVVTLDIEMPRMGGLEVLETLQKASARPKVIVLSTLTSRQADMTHRALRLGADDFMLKPRDVPNVRGIEKELVQKIRNLVVLPTIIKPPAVSRNEADAVVVIGSSAGGPPMLDTLLSALPPDLPAAVVVTQHMPEGFTASLAERLNRVSALPVKETANGDNLQDGMVLLSKAGFHTVISGVVSGNGKTHGRIVHSTAPRLHAVRPAVDKTFASAARVFGSRTVSVLLSGMGNDGGEGTLAVKGTGGRTMVCAEEDCLVYGMARSALARNCVDKVIPLESLAREITRAVSQLEVNHV from the coding sequence ATGATACGGGTTTTGATCGTCGACGACTCGCTCTTCATCCGCACGATTCTCCGGGATCTGCTCAAAGACAGCCCGGAGATCGAAGTGGTCGGAACAGCGGTCAACGGCATCGATGCCCTCGAAAAGATATCCGATCTAAAACCCGACGTCGTCACGCTCGACATCGAGATGCCCCGGATGGGCGGTCTTGAGGTCCTCGAGACGCTGCAAAAGGCGAGCGCAAGACCGAAAGTGATCGTCTTGAGCACGCTGACCTCCCGTCAGGCCGATATGACCCACCGGGCGTTGCGGCTTGGAGCAGACGATTTCATGCTCAAACCGAGGGACGTTCCGAACGTCAGGGGCATCGAAAAAGAACTCGTCCAGAAGATCAGAAATCTTGTCGTGCTCCCGACGATCATAAAACCCCCAGCAGTCAGCCGGAATGAGGCGGATGCAGTCGTTGTGATAGGCTCTTCTGCCGGGGGACCGCCGATGCTCGATACGCTCCTCTCCGCGCTTCCGCCGGACCTGCCTGCCGCCGTCGTCGTCACCCAGCATATGCCCGAGGGGTTCACCGCATCGCTCGCCGAGCGCCTGAACAGAGTCTCTGCTCTTCCCGTGAAAGAGACCGCGAACGGAGACAATCTGCAGGACGGAATGGTCCTGCTCTCAAAGGCCGGGTTCCACACAGTCATATCGGGAGTCGTATCGGGCAACGGGAAAACCCACGGGCGGATCGTCCACTCGACCGCTCCCCGCCTGCACGCGGTTCGGCCTGCCGTCGACAAGACCTTTGCCTCGGCAGCACGCGTCTTCGGCTCGCGCACCGTCTCCGTGCTCCTCTCGGGGATGGGGAACGACGGCGGCGAGGGAACGCTCGCAGTGAAGGGTACAGGCGGCAGGACGATGGTATGCGCCGAAGAGGACTGTCTCGTATACGGGATGGCGCGCTCCGCTCTTGCCAGGAACTGCGTCGATAAGGTGATTCCGCTCGAGAGTCTCGCGCGCGAGATCACGAGAGCAGTCAGCCAACTCGAGGTGAATCATGTTTGA
- a CDS encoding response regulator, protein MGRILIVDDTMFMRTLLKNILFSGGHDIVGEAADGAEALAKYQELKPDLVTMDVVMPKVNGIEALKAIKAADPAAKVIMCTAVGQEQMVKLAVKSGARGYIVKPFQAPKVLEEVKNVLSA, encoded by the coding sequence ATGGGGAGAATCCTAATCGTCGATGATACAATGTTTATGAGGACGCTGCTGAAGAACATCCTCTTCTCCGGCGGGCACGACATCGTCGGTGAGGCAGCGGACGGGGCGGAAGCCCTCGCCAAATATCAGGAACTCAAGCCTGACCTCGTTACTATGGATGTAGTCATGCCGAAAGTGAACGGGATCGAGGCGCTCAAGGCCATCAAAGCAGCCGACCCGGCAGCAAAAGTCATCATGTGCACGGCGGTCGGCCAGGAGCAGATGGTCAAACTCGCCGTCAAGAGCGGTGCGAGAGGCTACATCGTCAAACCGTTCCAGGCTCCGAAAGTTCTCGAAGAAGTCAAGAACGTTCTCAGTGCGTAA